A portion of the Candidatus Paceibacterota bacterium genome contains these proteins:
- the smc gene encoding chromosome segregation protein SMC, whose amino-acid sequence MYLKSITLKGFKSFASATTLRLEPGITCVVGPNGSGKSNVVDALSWVMGEQGAKSLRGGKMEDVIFAGTSGRAPLGRAEVSVTIDNTDGALAIDYTEVTISRILFRNGTSEYQINGDASRLLDIQELLSDSGIGREMHVIVGQGQLDAILSASPEERRGFIEEAAGVLKHRKRKEKALRKLDSMQANLARIQDLTVELRRQLRPLGKQAEVAKKAATIQADLRDAKLRLLADDLISLTQTLNAEVADETALRERRAIVEGNLETARTREAELDVQTLVDSPKLVQAQETYYQLNALREKFRGTQSLAQERTRFLSEEGEDARSAGRDPETLDREALLLREEETELRTSVETSRQLLQEATASLAISEAELKAEEDRVAAALRAVADQREGTARQEGHIKSLAARLDAIAEEISRLTKARDDAQMRAQSAQREYAAHELEITGVDSRELGLDSQFEAAQLALNETKSKLDALIDQERAADRERNALESKLEALHLTSQSRDGAVALLRDPRGVAILGSIASLLEIDSGWEGAAAAALGTLADAVVVQDLSSAVLALSALRNENLGQADLLVLRPDIYAHPSSIPAGLVAIASHVRASSIQPLLQELLANTVVAADSREAESILSSHPTLTVVTRDGDVFTQSRARGGSKSSSSLIEINALIDELTGKVSEINHVCQRLRFEISATQSELAQRQSEFDVALAALNESDARIAAITEQLAVAGQHAKSAGAEVERLNSAIVEATAAKSRDESELAIAQEQMHHHGEVEQPSHSLAEELRAEVSIARTTEVEARLSVRTSEERLASLSARAKALEDAAVAEREASEKAIVRRGARARGAIVSQAIAESAYEALIHIERSIAKAANERGHLEEVRALREGETLTVRAQARELASELEQLTSSVHRDEIARAEQRMRIEALELKAVEELGIDVATLLNEYSPDRDVPTFIELDDGTVVEGDLVPYRREQQERRLAKTERDLALLGKINPLALEEYGALEERLLYLAEQLEDLKRTRKDLLDIIKEVDERVQQIFMDAFNDTARHFEDIFSRLFPGGDGRLILTNPDDLTTSGIDVEARPPGKRIKRLSLLSGGEKSLTAIALLVAIFKSRPSPFYVLDEVEAALDDVNLGRLLGIFEELRESSQLIIITHQKRTMEIADALYGVTMRRDGVTEVISQRLRDAQSV is encoded by the coding sequence GTGTATTTGAAGAGCATCACGCTCAAGGGCTTTAAGTCCTTTGCTTCCGCGACGACCCTGCGGCTAGAACCAGGGATTACTTGCGTGGTCGGACCCAACGGATCAGGCAAGAGCAACGTTGTGGATGCGCTCAGCTGGGTCATGGGTGAGCAAGGCGCCAAGTCACTTCGGGGCGGAAAAATGGAAGATGTCATCTTCGCCGGGACCAGCGGTCGCGCCCCTCTTGGGCGAGCTGAAGTCTCCGTCACTATCGATAACACCGATGGTGCCCTGGCGATTGATTACACGGAAGTCACTATTTCTCGCATTCTTTTCCGCAACGGCACCAGTGAATATCAGATTAACGGAGACGCGTCCCGCCTTCTCGATATTCAAGAGCTCCTCAGCGACAGCGGAATCGGTCGCGAGATGCACGTCATTGTTGGACAGGGCCAACTCGATGCAATTCTTTCTGCCAGCCCGGAGGAACGCCGCGGATTTATCGAAGAGGCTGCGGGTGTTCTCAAGCACCGCAAGCGAAAAGAGAAAGCTCTTCGCAAACTTGATTCTATGCAAGCCAACCTCGCCCGTATTCAGGACCTCACCGTCGAACTACGCCGCCAACTTCGCCCGTTGGGTAAGCAGGCAGAGGTTGCCAAGAAGGCTGCGACGATCCAGGCAGATTTGCGTGATGCAAAATTACGCCTTCTTGCCGATGATCTGATTTCACTTACTCAAACGCTCAATGCGGAAGTTGCCGACGAGACTGCTCTTCGCGAACGCCGCGCAATCGTTGAAGGTAATCTCGAAACTGCACGTACGCGCGAAGCCGAGCTCGATGTGCAGACCTTAGTTGATAGTCCAAAATTGGTTCAGGCCCAAGAGACATACTACCAACTCAATGCACTTCGTGAAAAATTCCGCGGCACGCAGAGTTTGGCGCAAGAGCGAACCCGATTCTTATCTGAAGAGGGAGAGGATGCACGAAGTGCGGGACGTGATCCTGAGACTCTCGATCGTGAAGCGCTACTCCTTCGCGAGGAAGAAACCGAACTTCGAACATCTGTCGAGACCTCGCGCCAACTTCTCCAAGAGGCAACTGCGTCCTTGGCCATCAGTGAAGCCGAATTGAAAGCCGAAGAAGACCGCGTCGCTGCGGCACTGCGCGCCGTCGCAGACCAACGCGAGGGCACCGCGCGCCAAGAGGGTCACATCAAATCGCTTGCCGCCCGTTTGGATGCAATTGCCGAAGAGATCTCTCGTCTGACAAAAGCGCGCGATGATGCGCAGATGCGTGCACAATCCGCTCAGCGTGAGTATGCCGCACACGAATTGGAAATTACTGGCGTAGATTCGCGCGAACTTGGGTTGGATTCGCAATTTGAAGCAGCACAACTTGCGCTCAATGAGACCAAGTCCAAACTCGATGCTCTCATCGATCAAGAGCGTGCCGCAGACCGCGAGCGCAATGCCCTTGAATCTAAATTGGAAGCCTTGCACCTCACCTCTCAATCCCGAGATGGCGCTGTGGCCCTGCTTCGCGATCCGCGCGGAGTGGCGATTCTGGGAAGTATTGCCTCACTTCTTGAGATTGATTCCGGGTGGGAGGGTGCCGCCGCCGCCGCCCTGGGCACCTTGGCCGATGCGGTCGTCGTTCAGGATCTCTCATCTGCAGTACTCGCACTTTCAGCACTTCGAAATGAGAACCTCGGCCAGGCTGATCTCCTCGTCCTGCGACCAGATATTTACGCGCATCCTTCCTCCATCCCAGCCGGACTGGTGGCGATCGCATCGCATGTTCGCGCGAGCTCGATCCAGCCTCTTTTGCAGGAGTTGCTTGCCAACACCGTGGTCGCAGCAGATTCAAGAGAAGCCGAATCTATTCTCTCTTCCCACCCAACTCTGACCGTTGTCACTCGCGATGGCGATGTCTTTACACAATCACGCGCACGCGGCGGATCAAAATCTTCATCATCGCTGATTGAAATCAATGCGCTCATCGACGAACTTACCGGGAAAGTCTCCGAGATCAACCATGTCTGCCAGCGCCTTCGTTTTGAGATCTCTGCCACCCAGAGCGAACTCGCACAGCGACAGAGCGAGTTTGATGTGGCTCTTGCCGCACTCAATGAATCGGATGCTCGTATCGCAGCCATCACCGAACAATTGGCAGTGGCCGGGCAGCACGCTAAGTCGGCAGGTGCAGAAGTAGAGCGTCTCAACTCGGCAATTGTCGAAGCCACGGCTGCCAAGTCCCGTGATGAGAGCGAACTTGCGATTGCGCAAGAGCAGATGCACCATCATGGAGAAGTAGAACAACCAAGCCACTCACTTGCCGAAGAACTGCGCGCCGAAGTCTCTATCGCGCGCACCACGGAAGTAGAAGCGCGGTTGAGTGTTCGTACGAGTGAAGAGCGACTTGCCTCCCTTTCAGCGAGAGCAAAAGCGCTGGAGGATGCGGCAGTTGCAGAGCGCGAAGCCTCAGAGAAGGCGATCGTCCGACGTGGCGCACGTGCACGCGGTGCCATTGTTTCGCAAGCAATCGCGGAGTCCGCATATGAGGCATTGATTCATATCGAAAGATCCATCGCTAAGGCTGCGAACGAAAGAGGACATCTTGAAGAAGTGCGTGCACTTCGCGAAGGTGAGACTCTGACGGTCCGTGCCCAAGCCCGCGAGCTTGCATCCGAACTCGAACAACTCACCTCAAGTGTCCACCGCGATGAGATCGCGCGCGCCGAACAACGTATGCGCATCGAAGCCCTCGAGCTCAAAGCGGTTGAAGAACTGGGAATCGATGTTGCGACTTTGCTCAATGAGTACAGCCCCGACCGTGATGTCCCGACCTTTATCGAATTGGACGACGGCACCGTTGTTGAGGGCGACTTGGTTCCATATCGTCGCGAACAGCAGGAGCGAAGACTTGCCAAGACCGAGCGCGACCTGGCCCTTCTAGGCAAGATCAATCCGCTCGCCCTGGAGGAGTATGGCGCACTCGAAGAGCGTCTCCTCTATCTCGCCGAGCAACTCGAAGACCTCAAACGGACCCGCAAGGATCTTCTCGACATCATCAAGGAAGTAGATGAACGCGTTCAGCAGATCTTCATGGATGCCTTTAACGACACTGCCCGTCACTTCGAAGATATTTTTTCTCGTCTATTCCCGGGTGGAGATGGCCGCTTGATTCTCACCAATCCAGATGACCTGACAACTTCGGGTATTGATGTGGAAGCCCGCCCACCCGGAAAGCGGATCAAACGTCTTTCACTTCTTTCGGGTGGAGAGAAATCTTTGACTGCAATCGCCCTGCTTGTCGCAATCTTCAAATCACGTCCAAGCCCGTTCTATGTCCTTGATGAAGTAGAGGCGGCACTGGATGACGTCAACCTCGGTCGCCTCTTGGGAATTTTTGAAGAACTCCGCGAGAGTTCGCAGTTGATCATCATTACTCACCAGAAGCGCACGATGGAAATTGCCGACGCGCTTTACGGTGTGACCATGCGAAGAGATGGCGTGACTGAAGTTATTTCTCAGCGCCTGCGCGACGCACAATCCGTTTAG
- the rnc gene encoding ribonuclease III, which translates to MRSDLYSSLTKALGVEISPQLLELALTHRSHAYESGSNETNERLEFLGDSVLGLIATEELFRRFPDLDESRLSPLRSGVVNMRALADIARTLNLGSHIRLGKGEENTGGNDKNSLLSDALEAIIGAIYIECGFQKTAQVVLGLIEKTLVNAVDKGAGLDGKTALQELVALAGKGAPEYLVTETGPDHDKSFTAFAMVAGEAIAQGEGKSKREAEQIAARVAYELLSVPTPE; encoded by the coding sequence TTGAGGTCTGACCTGTACTCATCGTTAACCAAGGCATTGGGCGTTGAGATCAGCCCGCAACTGCTCGAGTTAGCACTGACCCATCGTTCGCATGCGTATGAGTCTGGGTCGAATGAAACAAATGAGCGCCTGGAATTTTTAGGTGATTCTGTACTCGGACTCATCGCTACGGAAGAATTATTCCGTCGTTTTCCCGACCTCGATGAAAGTCGTTTATCGCCGCTTCGCTCTGGCGTGGTCAATATGCGAGCGCTCGCCGACATTGCGCGCACCTTAAATCTTGGTTCGCACATTCGTTTGGGTAAAGGCGAAGAGAACACGGGCGGCAATGATAAGAATTCGCTTCTCTCCGATGCGCTCGAAGCAATCATTGGTGCCATATATATTGAATGTGGATTCCAGAAGACAGCGCAGGTCGTCCTGGGATTAATTGAGAAAACTCTTGTGAATGCCGTGGATAAAGGCGCCGGCCTCGACGGCAAGACCGCCCTCCAAGAATTAGTCGCCCTGGCTGGCAAAGGGGCCCCCGAATATCTTGTCACTGAGACTGGACCGGATCACGATAAGAGTTTTACCGCCTTTGCCATGGTGGCCGGAGAGGCAATCGCCCAGGGTGAAGGCAAGAGCAAGCGCGAGGCCGAGCAGATTGCGGCTCGCGTTGCCTATGAATTACTGAGCGTGCCAACGCCGGAGTAA
- the rpmF gene encoding 50S ribosomal protein L32, which translates to MPVPKRKMSRSKTRSRRSQWKTTAAALSNCPQCQQPKLQHTACPTCGTYNRRQVIEV; encoded by the coding sequence GTGCCAGTACCAAAGCGGAAGATGTCGCGCTCTAAGACCCGTTCCCGTCGTAGCCAGTGGAAGACCACGGCAGCGGCTCTTTCAAACTGCCCACAGTGCCAGCAACCAAAATTGCAACACACCGCATGCCCGACCTGTGGAACATACAATCGCCGTCAGGTAATTGAGGTCTGA
- a CDS encoding YceD family protein, whose protein sequence is MKRESQVFRFNAHDLPRRAGEMREYSLDIPAPDRIGIDVIAVLPGEEIHMDMRLESVTQGVLVSAQLSTIADGECMRCLESVEFDIERRIQELYRYEPEKAHTKAQRKRASAEEDDLDLAEELMMEGDIIDLEAPIRDAIVLSLPINPLCAADCPGLCPGCGVKWTNLPADHAHQVIDARWSGLTGLLPDESIQITEQERPDFKN, encoded by the coding sequence ATGAAGCGCGAGTCGCAGGTTTTCCGTTTTAATGCCCATGATCTTCCGCGCCGTGCGGGGGAGATGCGGGAATACTCCTTAGATATCCCAGCCCCCGATCGCATCGGCATCGATGTCATCGCAGTATTGCCAGGTGAAGAGATTCACATGGATATGCGGTTGGAATCTGTCACCCAGGGAGTTCTGGTCAGCGCTCAGTTATCGACCATTGCCGACGGTGAGTGCATGCGCTGTCTGGAGAGCGTTGAGTTTGATATCGAACGCAGAATCCAAGAGCTCTACCGGTACGAACCTGAAAAGGCCCACACCAAGGCGCAACGCAAGCGTGCCAGTGCGGAAGAGGATGATCTCGACCTTGCGGAGGAACTGATGATGGAGGGGGACATCATCGATCTGGAAGCACCGATCCGCGATGCCATCGTTCTCTCCTTGCCTATCAACCCCCTCTGTGCTGCGGATTGTCCGGGGCTCTGTCCTGGGTGCGGGGTGAAATGGACCAACCTGCCGGCCGACCACGCCCACCAGGTCATTGATGCCCGCTGGTCTGGCTTGACGGGACTTCTGCCGGATGAGTCGATTCAGATTACGGAGCAAGAGCGGCCCGATTTCAAGAATTGA
- a CDS encoding ATP synthase subunit B/B', which produces MDSIEKLSVAITMVEEARSVPLSASCVVHRADLLELLDEARNLLPQDFATAQNLLATRDAVIEEGRHSAEQLISMAREEVARMVEQTAIVQAARDESQRVLDEARAMAERERQEVETYIDSRLATLEVILNKTMDAVSRGRERLAGAGDNDVLSQLASE; this is translated from the coding sequence ATGGATTCAATTGAGAAACTCAGTGTCGCGATCACAATGGTGGAAGAAGCCCGCAGCGTTCCTTTGTCCGCCTCGTGCGTCGTCCATCGCGCCGATCTTCTAGAACTCCTCGATGAGGCTCGCAATCTCTTGCCCCAGGATTTCGCAACTGCGCAGAATCTTCTGGCTACGCGGGACGCGGTCATTGAAGAGGGCCGACATAGCGCCGAGCAATTGATTTCCATGGCCCGTGAGGAAGTTGCTCGAATGGTCGAGCAGACGGCAATAGTGCAAGCTGCTCGGGATGAGTCTCAGCGCGTTCTTGATGAAGCACGCGCGATGGCGGAGCGCGAGCGCCAAGAAGTAGAAACCTACATTGACTCTCGCCTTGCCACCTTGGAAGTTATTTTGAATAAGACTATGGATGCCGTTTCGCGGGGTCGCGAGCGTTTGGCGGGAGCCGGCGACAACGACGTGCTCTCGCAACTTGCTTCCGAATAA
- the coaD gene encoding pantetheine-phosphate adenylyltransferase, with product MKSAVCPGSFDPITYGHLDIIERASNHFDRVIVAVFENRSKNSLFSVEERMEMIRENTKSFPNVVVDSWYGLTIDFCKTNEVSVIVKGLRAVTDFDYELQMAQVNFQSGQVDTMFMATSPAHSFLSSSLVKELAHFGGDVSGMVPSNVADALRDRLAGK from the coding sequence GTGAAGAGCGCGGTATGTCCTGGATCCTTCGATCCGATCACCTACGGACACCTCGACATCATCGAGCGAGCCAGCAACCACTTTGATCGTGTGATCGTGGCTGTCTTTGAAAATAGGAGCAAAAACAGCTTGTTCAGTGTGGAGGAGCGGATGGAAATGATCCGCGAGAACACCAAATCTTTCCCCAACGTTGTTGTTGATTCTTGGTATGGATTGACCATAGATTTCTGTAAGACAAATGAGGTATCTGTCATCGTCAAGGGCCTTCGAGCGGTTACAGATTTTGACTATGAGTTGCAGATGGCGCAGGTCAATTTCCAATCCGGGCAGGTGGACACGATGTTTATGGCTACTTCTCCCGCACATTCATTCTTATCTTCATCTCTTGTTAAAGAGTTGGCCCATTTTGGCGGTGATGTCTCCGGGATGGTCCCATCCAATGTGGCAGACGCACTTCGAGACCGATTGGCAGGGAAGTGA
- the rsmD gene encoding 16S rRNA (guanine(966)-N(2))-methyltransferase RsmD, with amino-acid sequence MRIIAGVARGRVLSSVAGATRPTSDRAREGVFSSLLSEFGDFFDLNFLDLFAGSGAMGLEALSRGATIVHAVEKDERACKTIATNAELVLKNKTAGTFHLYPMPVHKFLEAIPPTTYDIVYVDPPYDVSDAELHKDLVNLRVDGFLNEGSIVAVERAEKSGALEWPKGYQPLRSRKYGQALIYYAKLAYS; translated from the coding sequence ATGAGGATTATTGCGGGAGTTGCAAGGGGACGGGTACTTTCATCCGTTGCCGGTGCAACGCGTCCCACATCCGATCGCGCGAGAGAGGGCGTCTTCTCTTCTCTACTCTCCGAGTTTGGGGATTTTTTCGACCTCAATTTTCTCGATCTCTTTGCAGGCTCGGGCGCAATGGGGCTCGAAGCACTTTCACGAGGGGCGACAATTGTGCACGCTGTCGAAAAGGACGAGCGCGCATGCAAAACAATCGCAACAAATGCAGAGTTGGTCTTGAAAAATAAAACTGCTGGGACCTTTCACCTTTACCCAATGCCCGTCCATAAATTCCTGGAAGCAATTCCGCCCACAACTTACGACATTGTCTATGTGGATCCACCTTATGACGTCTCTGACGCAGAACTTCATAAGGACCTCGTGAATTTGAGAGTGGACGGCTTTTTGAATGAAGGATCCATTGTTGCAGTCGAACGCGCAGAGAAATCAGGAGCTCTCGAGTGGCCCAAGGGATACCAACCTCTGCGGTCCAGAAAGTATGGGCAAGCGCTCATTTACTACGCCAAATTGGCGTACAGCTAG
- the recG gene encoding ATP-dependent DNA helicase RecG, which yields MATLETKLIDVVGDRTAKALESGLGARTVADLLRHYPRRYAVRGELTDISELKADDEVTILAEVFSANARPLHGRKGTILEVVVTDGTSKLSLTFFNQAWRERELKVGRQGLFAGKVGIFNGKRQLSHPDYELIADGSDVDSAVEEFAGKYLPVYSATAKMPSWKVAQCVKLAVDALDDVPDFLPEQIRIKHHYPTLKEALVAVHQPTDLEEATLARERLTFDEAFLLQLLLVVRRAQLRQLNATARPARLGGILEAFDKTLPFKLTSGQHSVIAEIENDLAQPHPMHRLLQGEVGSGKTVVAIRAMLAVVDSGGQAALLAPTEVLAQQHYRTIKTLLGPLAQGGMLEGAENATQVTLLTGSQNAAARKAALSLAASGDAGIVIGTHALLGESVEFKDLGLIVVDEQHRFGVEQRDALKAKAQFPPHLLVMTATPIPRTVAMTIFGDLDVSTLRELPQGRQPIITHAVAALEKPAFVERAWMRIREEVEKGHQAYIVAPRINATTSADADMDFLFGTTSTELTCVEELAPMLHAGALAGLRLAILHGQLPTDVKDETMRAFSEGKIDVLVSTTVIEVGVDVANATVMVIMDADRFGVSQLHQLRGRVGRGTSPGLCLLITNAIPESSARMRLDAVAGTLDGFELSRIDLEQRREGDVLGVSQSGTRSHLRLLRVLRDEDLIIHARDDAQELVDAEPSLLSYSALVRELKILQADEKADYIDKA from the coding sequence ATGGCCACGCTGGAGACCAAACTCATCGACGTTGTGGGGGATCGCACTGCCAAAGCGCTCGAATCTGGGTTGGGTGCACGGACCGTCGCCGACCTCTTGCGTCACTATCCACGCAGGTATGCAGTTCGAGGTGAGTTGACCGACATTTCGGAGTTGAAAGCCGATGATGAGGTGACAATCTTGGCTGAGGTCTTTAGCGCAAATGCTCGCCCGCTTCACGGACGTAAGGGAACAATTCTTGAAGTAGTTGTCACAGACGGCACATCGAAACTTTCCCTGACCTTCTTCAATCAAGCCTGGCGTGAACGCGAACTCAAGGTGGGGCGACAAGGACTCTTTGCGGGCAAGGTTGGAATCTTCAACGGTAAGCGTCAACTCTCTCACCCGGATTACGAATTGATTGCCGATGGAAGTGATGTTGATAGTGCTGTCGAAGAATTTGCTGGCAAATATCTTCCGGTCTACTCCGCGACGGCAAAGATGCCTTCATGGAAAGTCGCGCAGTGCGTGAAACTCGCAGTCGATGCCTTGGATGATGTGCCCGATTTCCTTCCAGAGCAGATTCGCATAAAGCATCACTACCCAACGCTCAAAGAAGCCCTTGTCGCGGTGCACCAACCCACTGATTTGGAAGAAGCCACATTAGCCCGTGAGCGCCTTACTTTCGACGAAGCATTTCTTCTGCAGCTGTTGCTCGTTGTACGAAGAGCCCAACTTCGCCAACTCAATGCCACTGCTCGTCCGGCCCGGCTGGGAGGAATACTCGAAGCTTTTGACAAGACCCTTCCATTTAAATTGACCTCCGGTCAGCACTCAGTAATAGCTGAAATCGAAAATGACTTGGCCCAGCCTCATCCGATGCATCGTTTGCTGCAAGGCGAAGTGGGATCTGGCAAGACTGTTGTGGCGATTCGCGCGATGTTGGCGGTCGTTGATAGTGGTGGGCAGGCCGCCTTGCTTGCGCCGACTGAAGTTCTTGCCCAACAGCATTACCGAACAATCAAGACATTGCTTGGTCCTCTGGCGCAGGGAGGGATGCTGGAGGGGGCGGAGAACGCCACTCAGGTCACCTTGCTTACAGGCTCGCAGAACGCTGCTGCGCGCAAAGCGGCACTAAGTCTGGCCGCATCTGGTGACGCGGGCATTGTGATCGGGACCCACGCACTGCTAGGTGAGAGCGTGGAGTTTAAGGATTTGGGATTGATCGTCGTGGATGAGCAGCATCGATTCGGGGTAGAACAACGCGATGCACTCAAAGCTAAGGCGCAATTTCCGCCGCATTTACTTGTCATGACTGCAACGCCGATTCCACGTACGGTGGCGATGACGATCTTCGGCGACCTCGATGTTTCGACCTTACGTGAATTGCCGCAAGGTCGACAGCCCATCATAACCCATGCCGTTGCCGCACTTGAGAAACCAGCTTTTGTCGAACGCGCATGGATGAGAATTCGCGAGGAAGTCGAGAAGGGGCATCAGGCCTACATTGTTGCTCCGCGGATCAACGCCACAACATCTGCGGATGCGGATATGGATTTCCTCTTTGGCACCACTTCTACCGAATTGACTTGTGTCGAAGAATTGGCGCCGATGCTTCATGCAGGAGCATTGGCGGGTTTGCGACTTGCCATTCTTCACGGCCAACTTCCAACCGATGTAAAAGACGAAACCATGCGTGCCTTTAGTGAAGGTAAAATTGATGTGCTTGTTTCAACCACAGTTATTGAAGTGGGCGTGGACGTTGCAAATGCGACGGTGATGGTGATCATGGATGCTGATCGCTTTGGTGTGTCGCAACTGCACCAATTACGTGGTCGGGTGGGTCGTGGTACTTCACCAGGTCTCTGCCTTCTGATCACCAACGCGATACCCGAATCTTCGGCACGGATGCGCCTGGACGCCGTTGCTGGCACGCTCGATGGTTTCGAACTTTCCAGGATAGACCTTGAACAGAGGCGGGAGGGAGATGTGCTTGGAGTCAGCCAATCAGGCACGCGCTCGCATCTGCGATTGTTGCGTGTGCTCAGAGATGAAGATCTCATTATCCATGCGCGAGATGATGCTCAGGAGCTCGTTGATGCAGAGCCATCTCTCCTTTCTTATTCGGCACTTGTGCGCGAGTTGAAAATACTTCAAGCCGATGAGAAAGCGGATTACATAGATAAGGCGTAA
- the cydC gene encoding thiol reductant ABC exporter subunit CydC: protein MKRSIPYLLGASAYIAGLGLTITSAWLITTASFAPPIMTLGVAIVGVRFFGISRSVARYFERLTSHRTVFDQLTDLRVRLYESFASNPIALVRDLGTGKLVKRIVDDVERSQEYQLRITLPHVAALISLLVGVGLGLWINPTSVLITVPTCLLLLFLLPARLKKSSEVIARRIEDLESEYASSVEQAAHGIAEAQLYGYLSERLGRTKEAESKITHEELTLLKVTRLYQFVSTALIGLSIVGLTLIARSAGESVPAVQISMLVFLPLVMFEAITAWYPNLYTAGKLLLARHEVDSLIDGVAQHVLPTVTLKSDVEELILRKVSVSWDQKEKFMDPISFHVKSGDCLVIRGRSGSGKSTLVLALLGLLDYEGEILLNGHELRSIADISSHISGAIQSGHIFNTTLRENLKIAAPLATDPQLLEALSLVELDSLLVEMGSGLETILGDMGRALSGGEIKRLNLARALLSPAPILVLDEPTEHLDQELAARIESRVLALGRTLIVITHSGWEAGTQTFQLNS, encoded by the coding sequence GTGAAGCGCTCTATCCCGTATCTACTTGGCGCGAGTGCGTACATTGCTGGCCTCGGTCTTACCATCACGAGTGCCTGGTTGATTACCACGGCTTCGTTTGCGCCGCCCATAATGACGCTTGGTGTGGCCATAGTGGGTGTGCGGTTCTTTGGTATTTCTCGATCTGTTGCGCGATATTTTGAGAGACTCACAAGTCACCGGACAGTGTTTGACCAACTTACAGATCTACGCGTTCGACTATACGAATCATTCGCATCCAATCCCATTGCCCTGGTGCGCGATTTGGGGACGGGCAAACTCGTCAAGCGAATTGTCGATGACGTGGAAAGATCCCAGGAATATCAATTGAGAATTACATTGCCGCACGTTGCCGCCCTCATTTCACTTCTCGTGGGCGTGGGTCTGGGGCTCTGGATAAATCCCACCTCTGTTTTGATTACGGTCCCGACCTGCTTACTGCTTCTCTTCCTTCTTCCGGCGAGGTTGAAGAAATCATCGGAAGTTATTGCTCGTAGAATCGAAGATCTAGAAAGCGAATATGCATCTTCGGTAGAGCAAGCCGCACATGGAATCGCCGAGGCGCAGTTGTATGGGTATTTAAGCGAACGACTGGGTAGGACTAAGGAAGCGGAATCAAAGATTACTCACGAGGAGCTCACCCTCCTGAAAGTAACCCGCTTGTACCAATTCGTCTCCACTGCGCTCATTGGGCTCTCAATTGTCGGGCTCACGCTTATTGCGCGTAGCGCAGGGGAGAGTGTTCCGGCGGTTCAAATTTCGATGCTGGTGTTTTTGCCACTTGTCATGTTTGAGGCCATCACAGCGTGGTATCCGAACCTATACACGGCTGGGAAATTGCTGCTGGCCAGGCATGAGGTGGATTCTCTTATTGATGGCGTTGCACAACACGTTCTGCCGACGGTGACACTGAAGTCGGATGTCGAAGAATTGATTCTCCGTAAAGTAAGTGTGAGTTGGGACCAAAAAGAGAAATTTATGGATCCAATTTCTTTTCATGTGAAAAGTGGTGACTGCCTCGTTATTCGTGGCCGAAGTGGGAGTGGCAAGTCAACGCTCGTTCTCGCACTCCTAGGATTGCTCGACTATGAAGGTGAAATACTGCTTAATGGTCACGAACTGCGATCAATCGCTGATATTTCATCGCATATATCTGGAGCCATTCAGAGTGGGCATATCTTCAATACAACTCTGCGCGAGAATTTGAAGATTGCTGCGCCGCTTGCCACAGATCCGCAACTCCTGGAAGCTCTCTCACTAGTTGAGCTTGATTCCCTGCTCGTTGAAATGGGAAGTGGGCTGGAAACAATTCTTGGTGATATGGGCAGAGCGTTATCCGGAGGGGAAATTAAGCGACTCAATCTGGCGCGAGCACTTCTCTCTCCGGCCCCAATACTCGTCTTGGACGAGCCGACTGAGCATCTTGACCAGGAATTGGCGGCAAGGATCGAAAGTCGGGTGCTCGCACTTGGTCGGACACTGATCGTTATTACTCACTCGGGATGGGAAGCGGGCACGCAGACTTTCCAACTTAATAGTTAG